In the Streptomyces sp. f51 genome, one interval contains:
- a CDS encoding TerD family protein: MTAELVRGQNHPLSEVRLEVRISAGKPIVAGATLSDEQGRVRGVEWVIHPGAPTLPGLEVSKQAAADHRLAFDLGALPQDVHRVSVLLALPTGVGGPVRFGAVAAPFVAVTGLDGREVASYTVTGLDTESAVVALELYRRQGAWKVRAVGQGYAGGLADLLADQGLPEARQLAAGINEAVARGMARSVAAPPPRTPDADRSRQTAAPAQGPEQPYSGAGSQGAQGTVPPQQNPYTPAPQGATADGTGRAGGPVQPGLSPAAPPSPSTAGGPVDYSHPGRQTTAPPPPPPTAPPAQPGQPAQPVAGDATGWSMEERLYNQVWGMFEDLARTVAAYRSAVDFADSRMEKELDQVLSDPRNRIGGQGDAAREAARAKHAQLVDQARAALDRDLAQLTAEAEVVEPALPMAYARWDNPVWHGYRAPMEIPMALRLGDLRLPEAENLSIPMLVCLPLERGLWIDSGRTSLEGTLADADQVRRLAMDTAVAHAARLLAVYPAGEFTVHVIDPAGTGASSLAPLTQSGVLGSPPAAGASGVADVLNRLTQRVDLVQMALRGGAADSLPPDLDTAEQLLIVNDFPHGFDDRAVTQLRYLADEGPAVGVHLMMVADREDATAYGPLLDPLWRSLLRITPVPDDHLADPWVGHAWTYEPALVPANSQVLQRVLAQVAEARRSWNH, from the coding sequence ATGACGGCCGAGCTGGTCAGGGGACAGAACCACCCGCTCTCCGAGGTCCGTCTCGAGGTCCGGATCTCGGCCGGCAAGCCGATCGTGGCGGGGGCCACGCTCAGCGACGAGCAGGGCAGGGTCCGGGGCGTCGAGTGGGTGATCCACCCGGGCGCGCCCACGCTCCCCGGACTCGAAGTCTCCAAGCAGGCGGCGGCCGACCACCGACTGGCGTTCGACCTGGGCGCCCTGCCGCAGGACGTGCACCGGGTCAGCGTGCTGCTCGCGCTGCCCACCGGCGTCGGCGGACCGGTCCGGTTCGGCGCCGTCGCCGCCCCCTTCGTCGCGGTCACCGGCCTCGACGGTCGCGAAGTCGCCAGCTACACCGTCACCGGACTGGACACCGAGTCCGCCGTCGTGGCCCTGGAGCTCTACCGCAGGCAGGGAGCCTGGAAGGTGCGCGCCGTCGGCCAGGGCTACGCGGGCGGGCTCGCCGACCTCCTCGCCGACCAGGGACTTCCGGAGGCCCGGCAGCTCGCGGCCGGCATCAACGAAGCGGTGGCCCGGGGCATGGCACGGTCGGTGGCGGCGCCCCCGCCCCGCACCCCGGACGCGGACCGGTCACGCCAGACCGCCGCCCCGGCCCAGGGACCGGAACAGCCTTACAGCGGAGCAGGATCCCAGGGCGCCCAAGGGACCGTGCCGCCGCAGCAGAATCCGTACACCCCCGCTCCGCAGGGAGCCACGGCCGACGGGACCGGTCGCGCGGGAGGCCCCGTGCAACCCGGCCTTTCCCCGGCCGCCCCGCCGTCGCCGTCCACCGCCGGTGGTCCGGTCGACTACAGCCACCCCGGACGGCAGACCACAGCTCCGCCACCGCCCCCGCCGACCGCTCCTCCGGCCCAGCCCGGACAGCCCGCGCAGCCGGTCGCGGGAGACGCGACCGGCTGGTCCATGGAAGAGCGGCTCTACAACCAGGTCTGGGGGATGTTCGAGGACCTGGCCCGGACCGTCGCCGCGTACCGCAGCGCCGTCGACTTCGCCGACTCCCGCATGGAGAAGGAGCTCGACCAGGTCCTCTCCGACCCGCGCAACCGGATCGGGGGGCAGGGCGACGCCGCTCGCGAAGCCGCCCGCGCCAAGCACGCGCAACTGGTCGACCAGGCACGAGCCGCCCTCGACCGGGACCTCGCCCAGCTCACGGCCGAGGCCGAGGTCGTGGAGCCCGCGCTGCCCATGGCCTACGCGCGCTGGGACAACCCGGTCTGGCACGGCTACCGCGCCCCCATGGAGATACCCATGGCGCTGAGGCTCGGCGACCTCCGGCTGCCCGAGGCCGAGAACCTGAGCATCCCGATGCTGGTGTGTCTTCCACTGGAGCGCGGCCTGTGGATCGACAGCGGTCGCACCTCCCTGGAGGGCACGCTCGCCGATGCCGACCAGGTGCGCCGCCTCGCCATGGACACCGCCGTGGCACACGCGGCCCGGCTGCTCGCGGTCTATCCCGCGGGCGAGTTCACCGTGCATGTCATCGACCCGGCGGGTACCGGAGCCTCGTCGCTGGCACCGCTGACGCAGTCCGGGGTGCTCGGGAGTCCTCCGGCCGCGGGCGCATCGGGGGTGGCGGACGTACTGAACCGTCTCACCCAGCGGGTCGACCTGGTGCAGATGGCGTTGCGCGGGGGAGCGGCGGACTCGCTGCCGCCGGACCTCGACACCGCCGAGCAGTTGCTGATCGTCAACGACTTCCCGCACGGCTTCGACGACCGGGCCGTCACCCAGCTCCGCTATCTGGCGGACGAAGGACCGGCCGTCGGTGTCCATCTGATGATGGTGGCGGACCGGGAGGACGCCACGGCGTACGGGCCACTGCTCGACCCCCTGTGGCGGTCGCTGCTGCGGATCACACCGGTGCCCGACGACCATCTCGCCGATCCATGGGTCGGGCACGCGTGGACGTACGAGCCCGCACTCGTGCCGGCGAACAGCCAGGTGCTCCAACGGGTTCTCGCGCAGGTGGCGGAAGCCCGCCGGTCGTGGAACCACTGA
- a CDS encoding TerD family protein — protein MTVNMTKGQAISLQKNDGGTLTAVRMGLGWQAAPRRGLFGSRTREIDLDASAVLFADKQPVDVVFFRHLVSDDGSVRHTGDNLVGGAGQGGDDESILVDLQRVPVHIDQIIFTVNSFTGQTFQEVQNAFCRLVDETNGQELARYTLAGGGQYTAQIMAKVHRSGSGWQMTALGTPANGRTFQDLMPAILPHL, from the coding sequence GTGACGGTCAATATGACCAAGGGTCAGGCCATCAGTCTGCAGAAGAACGACGGGGGCACGCTGACCGCGGTCCGTATGGGACTCGGCTGGCAGGCGGCCCCCCGGCGCGGCCTGTTCGGCTCGCGCACCCGCGAGATCGACCTCGACGCGTCCGCCGTGCTGTTCGCCGACAAGCAGCCCGTCGACGTGGTCTTCTTCCGTCACCTCGTCAGCGACGACGGCTCGGTGCGGCACACCGGTGACAACCTCGTCGGCGGTGCGGGCCAGGGCGGTGACGACGAGTCCATCCTCGTCGACCTCCAGCGCGTCCCGGTCCACATCGACCAGATCATCTTCACCGTGAACTCCTTCACGGGCCAGACCTTCCAGGAAGTGCAGAACGCGTTCTGCCGTCTGGTCGACGAGACCAACGGCCAGGAGCTCGCGCGCTACACCCTGGCCGGCGGCGGCCAGTACACGGCCCAGATCATGGCGAAGGTGCACCGCTCCGGAAGCGGCTGGCAGATGACGGCCCTCGGCACGCCGGCCAACGGCCGCACGTTCCAGGACCTGATGCCCGCCATACTGCCGCACCTCTGA
- the uvrB gene encoding excinuclease ABC subunit UvrB gives MRPVSKIERSVAPFEVVSHFQPSGDQPTAIADLEKRIRAGEKDVVLLGATGTGKSATTAWMIEKLQRPTLVMAPNKTLAAQLANEFRELLPNNAVEYFVSYYDYYQPEAYVPQSDTYIEKDSSVNEEVERLRHSATNSLLTRRDVVVVASVSCIYGLGTPQEYVDRMVSLKVGDEIDRDALLRRFVDIQYSRNDVAFARGTFRVRGDTIEIFPVYEELAVRIEMFGDEIEALSTLHPLTGEVISDDDQIYVFPASHYVAGPERMERAVNDIEKELGERLAELEKQSKLLEAQRLRMRTTYDIEMLRQIGSCSGVENYSMHFDGRQPGSAPNTLIDYFPEDFLLVIDESHVTVPQIGAMYEGDASRKRTLVDHGFRLPSALDNRPLKWEEFQQRIGQTVYLSATPGNYELSRSDGYVEQIIRPTGLIDPQVVVKSTEGQIDDLVHEIRQRTEKDERVLVTTLTKKMAEDLTDYFLELGIQVRYLHSDVDTLRRVELLRELRAGEFDVLVGINLLREGLDLPEVSLVAILDADKEGFLRSGTSLIQTIGRAARNVSGQVHMYADRITPAMEKAIEETNRRREKQIAYNKERGIDPQPLRKKINDIVAQIAREDVDTEQLLGSGYRKTKDGKGAKAPVPALGAKATRAAKSAKDKAAVPTDRPAAELAQQIEDLTERMRAAAADLQFEIAARLRDEVSEMKKELRQMKEAGIA, from the coding sequence ATGCGGCCCGTATCCAAGATTGAACGTTCGGTGGCGCCCTTCGAGGTCGTCAGCCACTTCCAGCCGAGCGGTGACCAGCCCACGGCCATCGCCGACCTGGAGAAGCGCATCCGCGCAGGTGAGAAGGATGTCGTCCTGCTGGGCGCGACCGGCACCGGCAAGTCCGCCACTACCGCGTGGATGATCGAGAAGCTCCAGCGCCCCACGCTCGTCATGGCACCGAACAAGACGCTGGCCGCCCAGCTGGCCAACGAGTTCCGCGAGCTGCTGCCGAACAACGCCGTCGAATACTTCGTCTCGTACTACGACTACTACCAGCCCGAGGCGTACGTCCCGCAGTCGGACACCTACATCGAGAAGGACTCCTCGGTCAACGAGGAGGTGGAGCGCCTGCGCCACTCCGCGACCAACTCCCTGCTGACCCGCCGTGACGTCGTCGTGGTCGCCTCGGTGTCCTGCATCTACGGCCTCGGTACTCCCCAGGAGTACGTGGACCGGATGGTCAGCCTCAAGGTCGGCGACGAGATCGACCGCGACGCCCTGCTGCGCCGCTTCGTCGACATCCAGTACTCCCGCAACGACGTCGCCTTCGCCCGCGGCACCTTCCGGGTCCGCGGCGACACGATCGAGATCTTCCCGGTCTACGAGGAGCTCGCGGTCCGCATCGAGATGTTCGGCGACGAGATCGAGGCCCTGTCCACGCTGCACCCGCTGACCGGCGAGGTCATCAGCGACGACGACCAGATCTACGTCTTCCCCGCGTCCCACTACGTGGCGGGCCCCGAACGCATGGAGCGCGCCGTCAACGACATCGAGAAGGAGCTGGGCGAACGCCTCGCCGAGCTGGAGAAGCAGAGCAAGCTCCTGGAGGCCCAGCGCCTGCGCATGCGGACCACGTACGACATCGAGATGCTCCGCCAGATCGGCTCCTGCTCCGGTGTCGAGAACTACTCGATGCACTTCGACGGCCGTCAGCCGGGCTCCGCGCCGAACACGCTGATCGACTACTTCCCGGAGGACTTCCTCCTCGTCATCGACGAGTCGCACGTCACCGTCCCGCAGATCGGCGCGATGTACGAAGGCGACGCCTCGCGCAAGCGCACCCTCGTCGACCACGGCTTCCGGCTGCCCTCCGCCCTGGACAACCGCCCCCTGAAGTGGGAGGAGTTCCAGCAGCGGATCGGCCAGACCGTCTACCTCTCGGCCACCCCGGGCAACTACGAACTCTCCCGCTCGGACGGCTACGTCGAGCAGATCATCCGTCCCACCGGCCTGATCGACCCCCAGGTGGTCGTCAAGTCCACCGAGGGCCAGATCGACGACCTCGTGCACGAGATCCGGCAGCGCACCGAGAAGGACGAGCGCGTCCTGGTCACCACGCTCACCAAGAAGATGGCCGAGGACCTCACCGACTACTTCCTGGAACTGGGCATCCAGGTGCGCTATCTGCACAGCGACGTCGACACCCTGCGCCGCGTCGAGCTGCTGCGCGAACTGCGCGCCGGCGAGTTCGACGTCCTGGTCGGCATCAACCTGCTGCGCGAGGGCCTCGACCTTCCCGAGGTCTCCCTGGTGGCGATCCTCGACGCCGACAAGGAGGGCTTCCTGCGCTCGGGAACCTCCCTGATCCAGACCATCGGCCGCGCGGCGCGCAATGTCTCCGGCCAGGTCCACATGTACGCGGACCGGATCACCCCGGCGATGGAGAAGGCCATCGAGGAGACCAACCGCCGCCGCGAGAAGCAGATCGCGTACAACAAGGAGCGGGGCATCGACCCGCAGCCGCTGCGCAAGAAGATCAACGACATCGTGGCGCAGATCGCCCGCGAGGACGTCGACACCGAGCAGCTCCTCGGCTCCGGCTACCGCAAGACGAAGGACGGCAAGGGCGCCAAGGCCCCGGTGCCCGCGCTGGGCGCCAAGGCGACCCGAGCCGCCAAGTCCGCCAAGGACAAGGCCGCGGTGCCGACCGACCGCCCCGCGGCCGAACTCGCCCAGCAGATCGAGGACCTGACGGAACGGATGCGCGCCGCGGCGGCCGACCTCCAGTTCGAGATCGCGGCCCGTCTGCGCGACGAGGTGTCCGAGATGAAGAAGGAACTGCGGCAGATGAAGGAGGCGGGAATCGCCTGA
- a CDS encoding MHYT domain-containing protein, which produces MQGTVDGFTYGLVTPLVAYFMACLGGALGLRCTTRSMCVAGPWRAAWLALGSVAIASGIWTMHFIAMMGFTVEESPVHYDRPTTFASLGVAVLMVGAGIFIVGYQGATGPALFTGGTVTGLGIASMHYLGMAGMRLNGNLAYNTFTVAASVVIAVVAAIAALWAAGQVRGFLWSVGASLVMGLAVSGMHYTGMAALSVHLHGPAGGTPAGDSAAALLAPMMIGPLALLCLAGVVVMFDPQMIVGKPDRRPAEIRLPGVPAHPGPAHTGRRPAVHPVREPSYRRSRTPQSR; this is translated from the coding sequence ATGCAAGGCACGGTCGACGGCTTCACCTACGGACTCGTCACACCGCTGGTGGCGTATTTCATGGCCTGCCTGGGTGGGGCGCTCGGCCTGCGCTGCACCACCAGATCCATGTGCGTCGCCGGCCCCTGGCGGGCCGCCTGGCTCGCCCTCGGCTCGGTCGCGATCGCCTCCGGCATCTGGACGATGCACTTCATCGCGATGATGGGGTTCACGGTCGAGGAGAGCCCCGTCCACTACGACCGGCCGACGACGTTCGCGAGCCTGGGCGTCGCCGTCCTGATGGTCGGTGCCGGGATCTTCATCGTCGGCTACCAGGGCGCCACCGGGCCTGCGCTCTTCACCGGTGGGACCGTCACCGGCCTGGGCATCGCCTCGATGCACTACCTGGGCATGGCCGGCATGCGGCTCAACGGGAACCTCGCCTACAACACCTTCACCGTCGCCGCCTCGGTCGTCATCGCCGTCGTGGCCGCCATCGCCGCTCTCTGGGCCGCCGGGCAGGTGCGCGGTTTCCTCTGGAGCGTGGGGGCGAGTCTCGTCATGGGGCTGGCCGTCAGCGGCATGCACTACACGGGCATGGCCGCGCTCAGCGTCCATCTGCACGGTCCGGCCGGCGGCACCCCCGCAGGGGACTCGGCCGCCGCCCTGCTCGCGCCCATGATGATCGGCCCGCTGGCCCTCCTGTGTCTGGCGGGCGTCGTCGTGATGTTCGATCCGCAGATGATCGTCGGCAAGCCCGACCGGCGCCCCGCCGAGATCCGGCTGCCGGGCGTCCCGGCCCATCCCGGCCCCGCGCACACCGGCCGCCGACCGGCCGTCCACCCCGTGCGGGAACCCTCCTACCGGCGCTCGCGGACCCCGCAGAGCAGGTGA
- a CDS encoding glycerophosphodiester phosphodiesterase family protein — protein MHARVAAATTAALLGGAVLILPSPHAKAGGRITAPLVVAHRGASAYAPENTLASIDRAAELGFHWVENDVQRTRDGQLVVLHDASLARTTDVKRVYPGRSPWNVKDFTAAEIARLDAGSWFGPRFAGAKVPTLRDYMERVSRNHQKLVLEIKNPELYPGIERQTVKLLSNEGWLDPVHLRDRLIVQSFSADSVRTVHRLRPGITTAFLGTPPVARLPWYARFTDQINSDHHALSPDYVSAVHALHGPHGRMKVFAWTVDDAATARRLAGFGTDGVITNTPDVIRAALR, from the coding sequence ATGCACGCGCGCGTTGCCGCCGCCACGACCGCCGCGCTTCTTGGGGGAGCCGTTCTGATACTGCCCAGCCCGCACGCCAAGGCCGGCGGTCGGATCACGGCACCGCTGGTCGTCGCCCATCGCGGCGCATCGGCATACGCTCCGGAGAACACTCTGGCCTCCATCGACCGCGCGGCCGAACTGGGCTTCCACTGGGTCGAGAACGACGTCCAGCGCACCCGTGACGGGCAGTTGGTCGTCCTCCACGACGCCTCTCTGGCGCGCACGACGGACGTCAAGCGGGTCTATCCCGGGCGGAGCCCGTGGAACGTCAAGGACTTCACGGCGGCGGAGATCGCCCGCCTGGACGCCGGGAGCTGGTTCGGCCCGCGATTCGCGGGCGCGAAGGTTCCGACGTTGCGCGACTACATGGAACGCGTCTCGCGCAACCACCAGAAACTCGTCCTGGAGATCAAGAATCCTGAGCTGTATCCGGGCATCGAGCGGCAGACGGTCAAACTGCTGAGCAACGAGGGCTGGCTCGACCCGGTCCACCTTCGGGACAGGCTGATCGTCCAGAGCTTCAGCGCGGACAGTGTCCGGACCGTGCACCGGTTGCGGCCCGGCATCACGACGGCCTTCCTCGGGACCCCACCCGTCGCGCGGCTGCCCTGGTACGCGCGGTTCACCGACCAGATCAACTCCGACCACCACGCCCTGTCGCCGGACTACGTCTCGGCGGTCCACGCGCTCCACGGCCCGCACGGCCGGATGAAGGTCTTCGCCTGGACCGTGGACGACGCGGCGACCGCGCGGCGTCTGGCGGGGTTCGGCACGGACGGCGTCATCACGAACACGCCCGACGTGATCCGCGCGGCTCTGCGTTAG
- a CDS encoding methylated-DNA--[protein]-cysteine S-methyltransferase, whose protein sequence is MDSHGRYEQRIVWSVIGTDIGPLLLAATPNGLVNVVFHASDTVRDTALDRLASRLGAEPVEAPGSPLLAEAIRQVEAYFAGERHDFDLPLDWSLISGFNRQVLRELNSGVPFGSVVAYGDLAGRVGAPGAAQAVGVAMGSNPLPVVAPCHRVVESDGSIGGFGGGLETKRKLLALEGVLPEPLF, encoded by the coding sequence ATGGACAGCCACGGGCGGTACGAGCAGCGGATCGTGTGGTCCGTCATCGGCACGGACATCGGTCCGCTCCTCCTCGCCGCGACACCCAACGGCCTGGTCAACGTCGTCTTCCACGCCTCGGACACCGTGCGCGACACGGCGCTCGACCGGCTCGCGTCCCGATTGGGCGCCGAACCCGTCGAGGCGCCCGGGTCACCGCTGCTGGCCGAGGCGATACGCCAGGTGGAGGCGTACTTCGCGGGCGAGCGGCACGACTTCGACCTGCCGCTCGACTGGTCACTGATCTCGGGGTTCAACCGCCAGGTGCTGCGGGAGCTGAACTCGGGCGTTCCGTTCGGCTCCGTCGTGGCCTACGGCGACCTGGCCGGACGGGTCGGAGCCCCCGGAGCGGCCCAGGCCGTGGGGGTGGCCATGGGCTCGAACCCGCTGCCGGTCGTGGCGCCGTGCCACCGCGTGGTCGAGAGCGACGGCAGCATCGGCGGTTTCGGGGGCGGCCTGGAGACCAAGCGGAAACTGCTGGCCCTCGAAGGGGTCCTCCCGGAGCCACTTTTCTGA
- a CDS encoding cupin domain-containing protein, protein MNTNSQATPSFAVHIPDAELDPEPLDPAQIVSGDPAVTGKVLWESADGKQLRGIWQITPGVVTDTEANELFVVVSGRATIEVEGGDVIEVGPGDAAFLREGDRTTWTVHETLRKAYHISL, encoded by the coding sequence ATGAACACGAACTCCCAGGCCACGCCCTCGTTCGCCGTGCACATTCCCGACGCCGAGCTCGACCCCGAGCCGCTGGACCCGGCCCAGATCGTCTCGGGTGACCCTGCCGTCACGGGCAAGGTCCTGTGGGAGTCCGCCGACGGCAAGCAGCTGCGCGGCATCTGGCAGATCACGCCGGGCGTGGTGACCGACACGGAGGCCAACGAACTCTTCGTCGTGGTCAGCGGCCGCGCCACCATCGAGGTGGAGGGCGGCGACGTCATCGAGGTGGGCCCCGGTGACGCCGCGTTCCTGCGCGAGGGCGACCGTACGACGTGGACCGTCCACGAGACGCTGCGCAAGGCGTACCACATCAGCCTCTGA